TTTTATTGAGCGATCCAGCATTTAAAAATAAATCGCTGCGTTTAAAAATCGGGCGGCAAATATTATCCTACGACGATCAACGCTTACTCGGTGCACTCGACTGGTTACAGCAAGGTAGAAGCCATGATGTTGCATTATTAAAATATCAAAGCAATTCCTGGATGTTTCACTTAGGTGCTTCAGAAAATCAGAATAAAGAAAATGTTTCCGGCACCCTTTATAATAGTACCCCGCCAGGTAATTATACTGCTAATACCAATGGCGGTGCCATGTACAAGAGTTTACAGTTTTTGTACATTGGAAAGAAGATGGTAAAAGGCAATGCTTCCTTTTTATTCCTTGCTGATCAATTTAATAAATATACGACAGACAATGTTGGCACAAAAACCTTTGTAGATGGGACTTGGGGACGAATGACAACAGGTTTTTATTTCAATAATTCATTTGATAAATTAAATGTAACGGCTTCTGCTTACTATCAATTTGGAGACAATCAAACAGGGCAAAAATTAAGCGCAGGCTTATTGAGCCTATACACAAATTATGATTTCAGTAAGGCGTTTAGCCTAGGGCCAGGAATTGATTATACTACCGGAGGAAACAGTGGAAATACAACTCATGCTTTTGATCCATTATATGGCACGCCTCACAAATTCTGGGGTTCGATGGATTATTTTTATGTAGCTAGCCCTTTCGGAAAAAATGGATTAATGGATTATTATCTAAAAGCAGCATACAAAACTTCCAGCAAACTTCTCCTAAACGGTGCAATTCATCAGTTTAACAGCGCCCAGAAAATTTCCTCCAGTGATGTAGCGGGAAGCAAGACGAATTTCGGTGCTGAATTGGATCTAAGCGGTCTTTATCAATTAAATAAAGCAATCTCTTTCGAAGCAGGGTATAGCCATTTTTTCGCAACAGCCTTATTGGCATCTTCCACTGTAAAGAATATTGCTCATCCAAACCTTAATGCTAACTGGGCCTATTTAATGATAAATATTACGCCGGATCTCTTGCTTCATAAAAATTAAAAAACGATCAAGCTGCAATAGCTATGCTAGAATTTCTTAACGACTAAACTTTTTCAAAATGTCAAATACATCCTACAAACCATTAGAAAAATTACATGTTTTTAGCTTGAAAGGGGTTCAGATGAAAACCTTTCACATCACTTGGTTTATGTTTTTTATCTGCTTCTTCGGCTGGTTTGGTTTAGCACCACTAATGCCGACGATTCGAGGTGATTTACATTTAACGAAGTCCCAGGTAGGTAATTTAATTATTATTTCCGTTTCAACGACCATCATCGCGCGCCTTGTTATTGGAAAACTTTGTGACAATTGGGGCCCAAGAAAAACAGCCATCCGGCTGCTACTGGCAGGTTCACTTCCGGTGATGTTGGTAGGGCTTGCGCATAGCTATACTTCACTGCTTATTTTTCGTGGGGCGATTGGCATTATCGGCGCTTCATTTGTGATAACACAATACCATACATCTATGATGTTTGCGCCTGCCATCAAAGGTACTGCCAATGCATTTACAGGAGGATGGGGCAATCTCGGAGGAGGTGTGACAAACATGGTCATGCCCTTAATATTTGCAGTTATCGTAGGCTTTGGCTATACCAAAGAAGAGGCTTGGCGCTACGCTATGATCGTACCGGGTATTTTGATGTGGCTAACGGCATGGCTGTATGCGAAATATACAAAAGATACGCCAATGGGTAATTTCACTGAGATTGGCCACCAGGCAAGTAAGAAAAAAACTGACTGGAAGATATTAAGCGATTGGAGAATCTGGGCGCTTACTGCCGGTTACGCTACTTGTTTTGGTGTAGAGATTACTTTTGATAATGTAGCGTCCTTACATTTTGTGGACAGTTTTCATCTTTCCTTAGAAACAGCCGGTCTGTGTGCAGGTATTTTTGGAGGAATGAATTTATTTGCCCGTGCATTAGGCGGTTTTGTTTCGGACAAGACCGGCAAAAAATATGGCATGCGTGGTAAAGGAATTTTCTTAGCGTGCATGCTTTTATTAGAAGGTATTGGCTTATTGTTCTTCGCTGCTGCAGGGACATTAGTTTTAGCCATCACCTGTATGCTCATTTTTGCTTTATTCTTAAAAATGGCAAATGGCGCAACTTATGGCATTGTTCCTTTTATCAATAAAGATAATGTTGGTTTAATAAGCGGGATTGTCGGAGCGGGAGGCAATTGTGGCGGAATGATTTTCGGATTTCTTTTCAAAAGTCAATCGATCACTTATGTTCAAGCTTTTAATTATATAGGCATCGCCATTATTTGTGTTTCACTAATCGTATTGATTACCAAATTTAGAAAACCGGCATTTGTTATAGAAACTTCTGAAGAAGAGCTTGCAGGGGTCTTAGCATAAGTTGCCTTAAAAGGATTTTTAAGGCTTTTATTTTTTTATTAAAATAACTAAAAATGGAAAATAAAATAATTCAAAATGTACAGAATTCCTTTCAAAGCGTACTCCCGATTTCAGCGCAAGCAGCAGCGATTTTTTATTCGAAACTATTTGAGAAAGATCCCTCCCTCCAACCACTGTTTAAAGGAGACATGAAGGAACAAGGTAAGAAATTAATGATGATGTTATCGATGGCCGTCAATAGCCTGACCAACATGCAATCCTTAGTTCCGGTTTTAGAGAATTTAGGCAAGAGACATCTAGCATATGGAGTTTCGGATGAAATGTACGACACCGTAGGGACAGCATTAATTGAAACGCTGGAAACCGGACTGGGAGAATCGTTTACAGAAGACATTAAAAGCTCATGGGTAGCAGTATATACACAGATTGCGTCCATAATGAAAAACGCGGCTTAGTTTAACGGTATCTAATTATTTCATCCCTGGATGAGTATTGTATGAAGCATTTATGATGAAAGAAACCTTTACCACAACCTGTTGCTACTGTGGCGTGGGTTGCGGAATAAAAATTCAGAAAGATAATGCAGGGACATTGCAGCTTTCGGGTGACGAAGATCATCCGGTTAATAAGGGTATGCTTTGTAGTAAAGGAATGAATTTGCATTATACCGTAATGGATAAAAGTGATAGACTGCTCTTTCCGCAGATGCGTTACAACAAAAACCGTCCTCGTCAAAGAGTTAGTTGGGATGCAGCTATCGAAAGGATTGCAGCCGTTTTTTCAACACTTATCAAAAAATATGGGCCCGATTCTGTTGCATTTTATGTTTCCGGCCAATGTCTTACTGAAGAGTATTATGTCGCGAATAAGCTCATGAAGGGCTTTATCGGCAGCAATAATATTGATAGCAACTCCCGGTTATGTATGAGTAGCGCCGTCGCAGCCTATAAAATGGCCCTGGGGGAAGATAGTGTACCCGGCTGTTATGATGATATAGAATTAGCTGATTGTATATTCGTATCGGGTGCGAACCCCGCTTGGTGTCATCCAATTTTGTGGCGGAGGGTTGAAGCAGCGAAAGCAGCTAACCCTAACTTAAAAATTATTGTAAGCGATCCTCGGCAAACACAGTCTTGCAGCCTGGCAGATGTACACCTTCAGTTAAAACCGGGAACAGATATCACCCTGCATCACGCCATTGGAAGAATATTGATAGAGAATGGAGACATCGATTTTGATTTTATCAAAAACCATGCTGAAGGCTTTAAGGATTATCAAAAACAAGTCATGCAACGCTCAGTGGAAGAAGCGGCGACTATTTGCGGCGTTCATGCATCTGATTTACAAAAAGCGGCAGCATATATTGGGCGTTCTAATGGTTTTATCACCATGTGGACCATGGGTCTTAACCAAAGTGTAATTGGCGTAAATAAGAACCTCAGCCTCATCAACTTAAATTTAATTACCGGGCAGATAGGTAAACCGGGTAGCGGCCCCTTTTCTTTAACAGGCCAACCCAATGCTATGGGCGGAAGAGAGGTAGGTGGATTGGCCAATTTATTGGCAGCACATAAGAACTTAGGGAATGCGAGTGACCGGGAATTTATGCAACAATTTTGGGGTGGCACATCGATTTCAGCCAACACCGGATATACAGCCACTCAAATGTTTGAAGCTTTGAATGACGGGCGCTTAAAGGCTATCTGGATAATGGGCACCAATCCTTTAGTGAGCTTACCTAATGCCCGTATTGCGGAAGAAGCTTTAAAAAAAGCAAAGTTTGTTGTTGTACAGGAAATTAGCAACAAGCCGGAAACACTGCAATATGCGGATGTTATTTTGCCGGCTGCAGCCTGGGCAGAAAAAGAAGGCACAATGACTAATTCTGAAAGGAGAATTACTTATCTAAACAAAATTACGGATGCTCTCGGTGAAGCAAGACCTGATGCAGAGATACTTTGTCATTTTGCAAAAAAAATGGGTTTTGAAGGGTTTGATTATGCGCATCCTTCAGAAATTTATGATGAACACGTAAGGTTAACAGAAGGTACTCATGTAGATATGAGTGGTTTAAATTATTCGATTTTAAAAGCAAAACGATCGGTGCAATGGCCTTATAAAAAAGAGGAAAAAGGACTTGGACAACAACGTTTATTTATCGATAGAAAGTTTTATACGCCATCTCAAAAAGCCATTATACACAGTTTTGAAGACAGTAATAAATCAGAGCAACCCAGTCCGGCATATCCTTTAATATTGACTACAGGGCGCATTCGTGACCAATGGCATACCATGAGCAAAACCGGAAAAGTAAACAAATTAAAGAAACATATTGCCAACGCTTATGTCGAGATTCACCCTGAAGATGCAAAAACACGAAAAATAAAAGAAAATGATTTAGTACTGGTAAAAAGTGTACGCGGTGAAGTTCGGGTAAATGCAAAAATCTCTGCAAGCATTCGCGAGGGTGTCGTTTTCTTGCCTATGCACTGGGGAAAAATATTAAACAGGGATCTTAATAGAGCAAATAATATTACCAATAATTTATTAGACCCAATTTCTAAAGAGCCCGATTTCAAATTTTCGGCAGTAGAAGTTGCATTGTATCAAAAACCCAAACAGAAAATCGTCATTATAGGTGCGGGTTCCGGTGCTTTTGGGTTTGTAAAAAGCTATAGAGCATTAAACAAAATAGATGAGATTGAAATTTTCAACAAAGAGGATCATCCATTTTACAATCGTGTCATGTTGCCTGATTATATAAATGGTACACAAAATTGGCAACAACTTATCAAGATGAAAGATGAGGAAGAGTTTGACTTTGATATAAAATTACATCGTGGAATAAGCATCGAAAATATAGATTGTACGAATAAGATGCTTACGGATCATCTTAACAATAAACATTCTTACGATATTCTAATACTGGCTACAGGAAGTCGCGCGGCGACAATGAAAGAAATGCCAGAGATTGAAGGAGTTTTTACGATGCGTACCCGTAACGATGCAGATCATTTTAAAAACTATCTGAATCCAGGAAAAGGAAAAGTGGTGATCGTAGGTGGTGGTCTAATTGGCATTGAGATGGCGGCATCTTTAAAAGAAATAAATATTGATGTCACCATTATTCATCGTAGCTCCAAAC
The Arachidicoccus soli DNA segment above includes these coding regions:
- a CDS encoding alginate export family protein encodes the protein MKNTIAKLVLLTFICSATTHKAFAQLTITGQLRTRTELKDGQGTLFSNGAKPASFTSQRTRLNLGYKMDRLEFGLSLQDVRVWGQDVSTINRTTAENNNGLKLQEAWADILLSDPAFKNKSLRLKIGRQILSYDDQRLLGALDWLQQGRSHDVALLKYQSNSWMFHLGASENQNKENVSGTLYNSTPPGNYTANTNGGAMYKSLQFLYIGKKMVKGNASFLFLADQFNKYTTDNVGTKTFVDGTWGRMTTGFYFNNSFDKLNVTASAYYQFGDNQTGQKLSAGLLSLYTNYDFSKAFSLGPGIDYTTGGNSGNTTHAFDPLYGTPHKFWGSMDYFYVASPFGKNGLMDYYLKAAYKTSSKLLLNGAIHQFNSAQKISSSDVAGSKTNFGAELDLSGLYQLNKAISFEAGYSHFFATALLASSTVKNIAHPNLNANWAYLMINITPDLLLHKN
- a CDS encoding MFS transporter, whose protein sequence is MSNTSYKPLEKLHVFSLKGVQMKTFHITWFMFFICFFGWFGLAPLMPTIRGDLHLTKSQVGNLIIISVSTTIIARLVIGKLCDNWGPRKTAIRLLLAGSLPVMLVGLAHSYTSLLIFRGAIGIIGASFVITQYHTSMMFAPAIKGTANAFTGGWGNLGGGVTNMVMPLIFAVIVGFGYTKEEAWRYAMIVPGILMWLTAWLYAKYTKDTPMGNFTEIGHQASKKKTDWKILSDWRIWALTAGYATCFGVEITFDNVASLHFVDSFHLSLETAGLCAGIFGGMNLFARALGGFVSDKTGKKYGMRGKGIFLACMLLLEGIGLLFFAAAGTLVLAITCMLIFALFLKMANGATYGIVPFINKDNVGLISGIVGAGGNCGGMIFGFLFKSQSITYVQAFNYIGIAIICVSLIVLITKFRKPAFVIETSEEELAGVLA
- a CDS encoding globin family protein; translated protein: MENKIIQNVQNSFQSVLPISAQAAAIFYSKLFEKDPSLQPLFKGDMKEQGKKLMMMLSMAVNSLTNMQSLVPVLENLGKRHLAYGVSDEMYDTVGTALIETLETGLGESFTEDIKSSWVAVYTQIASIMKNAA
- a CDS encoding nitrate reductase → MMKETFTTTCCYCGVGCGIKIQKDNAGTLQLSGDEDHPVNKGMLCSKGMNLHYTVMDKSDRLLFPQMRYNKNRPRQRVSWDAAIERIAAVFSTLIKKYGPDSVAFYVSGQCLTEEYYVANKLMKGFIGSNNIDSNSRLCMSSAVAAYKMALGEDSVPGCYDDIELADCIFVSGANPAWCHPILWRRVEAAKAANPNLKIIVSDPRQTQSCSLADVHLQLKPGTDITLHHAIGRILIENGDIDFDFIKNHAEGFKDYQKQVMQRSVEEAATICGVHASDLQKAAAYIGRSNGFITMWTMGLNQSVIGVNKNLSLINLNLITGQIGKPGSGPFSLTGQPNAMGGREVGGLANLLAAHKNLGNASDREFMQQFWGGTSISANTGYTATQMFEALNDGRLKAIWIMGTNPLVSLPNARIAEEALKKAKFVVVQEISNKPETLQYADVILPAAAWAEKEGTMTNSERRITYLNKITDALGEARPDAEILCHFAKKMGFEGFDYAHPSEIYDEHVRLTEGTHVDMSGLNYSILKAKRSVQWPYKKEEKGLGQQRLFIDRKFYTPSQKAIIHSFEDSNKSEQPSPAYPLILTTGRIRDQWHTMSKTGKVNKLKKHIANAYVEIHPEDAKTRKIKENDLVLVKSVRGEVRVNAKISASIREGVVFLPMHWGKILNRDLNRANNITNNLLDPISKEPDFKFSAVEVALYQKPKQKIVIIGAGSGAFGFVKSYRALNKIDEIEIFNKEDHPFYNRVMLPDYINGTQNWQQLIKMKDEEEFDFDIKLHRGISIENIDCTNKMLTDHLNNKHSYDILILATGSRAATMKEMPEIEGVFTMRTRNDADHFKNYLNPGKGKVVIVGGGLIGIEMAASLKEINIDVTIIHRSSKLMDKQLDNLGSQLLEEELKEKGIDIFYNDEIERVFGGKRVTGIKLKSGQEINCQAIILGIGTIPNIELARACGLECKRGVLVDNYLQTSDRSIFAIGEIAEFEGSLYGITAAAEQQAGIVAHFLSGNISQYYEGSLLMNILKMHGTDLCSLGLTTIPSGDSSYEEVLFIDKAKRYYKKCIIHHDRLVGAILIGDKTEFIEFKDLIENKIELSEKRLALLRSGKKAEPVLGKLICSCGNVGEGNIINKIKEGNMQLKSLCTSSGAGLGCGSCRSEIQVILERMIEKEEKSSGPSVVKVGA